From Anopheles arabiensis isolate DONGOLA chromosome 3, AaraD3, whole genome shotgun sequence, a single genomic window includes:
- the LOC120905035 gene encoding disco-interacting protein 2 isoform X15: MSDISVDYGALPDDVREKLAELELELSEGDITQKGYEKKRTRLLQPYLSKNVQHDSSTEDESIPEEGMLGGRISTPDRDNYNLPRDHILTREPMKLPSARDHHHHHHSQPQPLPQPPQQKQSSQHGSGAQPPTHRPPQTIPTQPISVQQQQQQQHATLSDTSSAGSPPAVHRSNHHHQYHQSKPSSYDITELNDFQLSSSQQQRTTPYAAPDITQFSANTRRGADRVTRYVNLANQEPGDTSTAGRWKVSAKIQQLLNTLKRPKRRPLPEFYEDNDIELEIAANPKDPNAPKPEGSVMTPVHGEQLIVPSGLPRTLEAALQRYGTSSFKAPMATVLDPNGKMTTTLTYGKLLSRAQKIAYALSTKVFSKGPEQVALKPGDRVALVYPNSDPLNFLTAWYGCMFRGLVPLPIELPLSSSDSPPQQVGFLLSSCGVHVALTSEACLKGLPKSSTGEVAKLKGWPRLHWFVTEHLPKVPKDFNTNNNRISEDSSAYIEYTTDKEGSVMGVTVTRQAMINHCRALTMACHYTEGETIVCVLDFKREVGLWHSILTSVLNGMHVLFIPYALMKLRPSSWMQLITKYRASCCLVKSRDLHWGLLATKDHKEISLSSLRMLLVADGANPWSLSSCDQFLSVFQSKGLRPDAICPCASSSEVFTVSLRRPGRSAAGGYNQSATGRGVLSMSALSHGVVRVDSEDSLTSLTLQDCGQVMPSATMVVVSADGPPVLCKTDQVGEICVTSGSSGTAYYGLEGMTNSSFKVQPLLEAPTTKDGETIPGKPIGDEVYVRSGLLGFLGPGGLVFVCGSRDGLMTVTGRKHNSDDIIATVLAVEPMRFIYRGRIAVFSIKVLRDERVCVIAEQRPDCSEEESFQWMSRVLQAVDSIHQVGIYCLALVPPNHLPKTPLGGIHLTEARRRFLEGSLHPANVLMCPHTCVTNLPKPREIHHGSIQQLQISGTSSSSSATNLGGVAGLGTGTGTGTTGTDASVGPASVMVGNLVQGNRLASAQGRDIGLADDNERKHQLITGVLRWRANSSPDHVLYTLLNAKGAVAKTLTCSELHKRAEKIAALLQERGKVNPGDHVALIFPPGLDLICAFYGCLYLGAVPVTIRPPHPQNLITTLPTVRMIVDVSKSGIILSIQSIIKLLKSREAATSIDPKSWPTILDIEDNPKRKLAAIANSTLDSTAYLDFSVSTCGRLSGVIITHRSLSSLCASLKLACELYPSRHVALCLDPYCGLGFSMWTLISVYSGHHSILIAPYEVEANPSLWLSTLSQYRVRDTFCSYGVIELCTKALSNSIQALKQRNINLGCVRTCVVVAEERPRVQLTQQFCKLFQALGLNTRCVSTSFGCRVNPAICVQGASSAESAQVYVDLRALRNNRVALVERGAPNSLCLVESGKLLPGVKVIIANPDSKGQCGDSHLGEIWVQSPHNSNGYFTIYGDETDYNDHFNAKLVTGCSTNDTWARTGYLGFLRRTECSQAGSILDETTPSIASRDSDTESIHSQGHNTLNSTTSSNAGGNTVATAGGVAGNEQELHDAVYVVGALDEVITLRGMNYHPIDIENSVLRCHKKIAECAVFTWTNLLVVVVELDGNESEALDLVPLVTNTVLEEHQLIVGVVVVVDPGVVPINSRGEKQRMHLRDGFLADQLDPIYVAYNM, translated from the exons GCGACATTACCCAAAAAGGATACGAAAAGAAGCGAACAAGACTCTTGCAGCCATATTTGTCCAAAAATGTGCAGCACG ACTCCAGTACGGAAGACGAATCCATACCGGAGGAAGGTATGCTGGGAGGAAGAATATCGACGCCGGACCGGGACAACTACAATCTGCCCCGTGATCACATACTCACGCGGGAACCGATGAAGCTGCCCTCGGCCCGggaccaccatcaccatcatcattcgcAGCCCCAGCCACTGCCCCAGCCGCCGCAGCAGAAGCAATCGTCTCAGCATGGTTCTGGCGCGCAACCACCAACCCACCGACCGCCGCAAACGATCCCAACGCAACCGATcagcgtgcagcagcagcagcagcagcagcacgcaacACTGTCGGACACGTCGAGCGCCGGTTCGCCGCCGGCCGTGCACCGctcaaaccaccaccaccagtaccACCAGAGCAAACCGTCGAGCTACGACATTACCGAGCTGAACGATTTCCAgctcagcagcagccagcagcagcgcacgACACCGTACGCCGCGCCGGACATTACGCAGTTCAGTGCGAACACGCGGCGCGGCGCCGACCGGGTGACGCGCTACGTCAACCTGGCGAACCAGGAGCCGGGCGACACGAGCACGGCCGGCCGGTGGAAGGTGTCGGCCAAGATACAGCAGCTGCTGAACACGCTCAAGCGGCCGAAGCGGCGCCCGCTGCCCGAGTTCTACGAGGACAACGACATCGAGCTGGAGATAGCGGCCAACCCGAAGGATCCGAACGCGCCGAAACCGGAGGGCAGCGTGATGACGCCGGTGCACGGCGAGCAGCTGATCGTGCCGTCCGGGTTGCCGCGCACGCTCGAGGCCGCCCTGCAGCGGTACGGTACGAGCTCGTTCAAGGCGCCGATGGCGACCGTGCTCGACCCGAACGGCAAGATGACGACCACGCTCACGTACGGCAAGCTGCTGTCGCGAGCGCAAAAGATTGCGTACGCTCTCTCGACCAAGGTGTTCAGCAAGGGGCCGGAGCAGGTAGCGCTCAAACCGGGCGACCGAGTCGCGCTCGTCTACCCCAACAGTGACCCACTGAA ctTCCTGACCGCCTGGTACGGTTGCATGTTCCGTGGGCTTGTGCCGCTCCCGATCGAGCTGCCGCTGTCGAGTTCGGATTCGCCACCGCAGCAGGTTGGCTTTCTGCTCAGCTCGTGCGGCGTGCACGTGGCGCTCACGTCGGAAGCGTGCCTGAAGGGGCTGCCGAAATCATCCACCGGCGAGGTGGCCAAGCTGAAGGGCTGGCCCCGGCTGCACTGGTTCGTGACGGAGCACCTGCCGAAGGTGCCGAAAGActtcaacaccaacaacaatcgCATCAGCGAAGACTCGAGCGCGTACATCGAGTACACGACGGACAAGGAGGGTAGCGTTATGGGCGTTACCGTAACGCGCCAGGCCATGATTAACCACTGCCGGGCGCTCACGATGGCCTGCCACTACACGGAGGGTGaaacgatcgtgtgtgtgctggatTTCAAGCGCGAGGTTGGCCTCTGGCACAGCATTCTCACGTCCGTGCTGAACGGGATGCACGTGCTGTTCATCCCGTACGCGCTGATGAAGCTGCGCCCGTCCTCGTGGATGCAGCTGATCACCAAGTACCGGGCGTCCTGCTGTCTGGTGAAGAGCCGCGACCTGCACTGGGGCCTGCTGGCGACGAAAGACCACAAGGAGATTTCGCTGTCCTCGCTGCgcatgctgctggtggcggaCGGTGCCAACCCGTGGTCCCTGTCCAGCTGCGACCAGTTCCTGAGCGTGTTCCAGTCGAAGGGGCTGCGGCCGGATGCGATCTGTCCGTGCGCCAGCAGCTCGGAAGTGTTTACCGTGTCGCTGCGACGGCCGGGCCGATCGGCGGCCGGCGGGTACAATCAGTCCGCCACGGGACGGGGCGTTCTGTCGATGTCCGCATTGTCACACGGTGTGGTACGGGTCGACAGTGAAGATTCGCTCACGTCGCTTACGCTGCAGGACTGTGGTCAGGTTATGCCGAGTG CTACAATGGTTGTGGTCAGCGCCGATGGTCCACCAGTGCTCTGCAAAACGGATCAAGTTGGTGAGATTTGCGTCACGTCTGGTTCGAGCGGTACGGCCTACTATGGTTTGGAAGGAATGACAAATTCTTCCTTCAAG GTTCAGCCACTGCTGGAAGCGCCCACCACCAAGGACGGCGAAACGATCCCGGGCAAACCGATCGGCGACGAGGTGTACGTGCGCAGCGGTTTGCTCGGCTTTCTCGGGCCGGGCGGGCTCGTGTTTGTCTGTGGCTCGCGCGACGGCCTGATGACGGTGACGGGGCGCAAGCACAACTCGGACGACATCATCGCGACGGTGCTGGCCGTCGAGCCGATGCGCTTCATCTACCGCGGCCGGATCGCGGTGTTCAGCATCAAGGTGCTGCGGGACGAGCGCGTGTGCGTGATTGCGGAGCAGCGGCCCGACTGCTCGGAGGAAGAATCGTTCCAGTGGATGTCGCGGGTGCTGCAGGCAGTCGATTCGATCCACCAGGTCGGCATCTACTGTCTGGCGCTGGTGCCGCCGAACCATCTGCCCAAGACGCCGCTCGGCGGCATCCATCTGACCGAGGCGCGGCGCCGCTTCCTCGAGGGTTCGCTTCACCCGGCGAATGTGCTCATGTGCCCGCACACGTGCGTCACCAATCTTCCAAAACCACGCGAAATTCACCACG GCTCTATCCAACAACTTCAAATTTCCGGAACGTCATCCTCATCGTCCGCCACGAACCTTGGCGGTGTGGCTGGACTCGGCACCGGCACTGGTACGGGCACCACCGGTACAGATGCCTCCGTTGGCCCTGCTTCGGTAATGGTCGGCAATCTGGTGCAGGGCAATCGGCTTGCCTCTGCCCAGGGCCGCGATATCGGTTTGGCCGACGATAACGAACGCAAG CATCAGCTAATTACGGGCGTGCTGCGATGGCGCGCAAACTCATCGCCCGATCACGTCCTGTACACGCTGCTCAACGCGAAGGGTGCGGTCGCGAAAACGCTCACCTGCTCCGAGCTGCACAAGCGGGCGGAAAAGATAGCCGCCCTGCTGCAGGAGCGGGGCAAGGTGAATCCGGGCGATCACGTCGCGCTCATCTTCCCGCCCGGGCTCGATCTGATCTGCGCGTTCTACGGGTGTTTGTATTTGGGCGCCGTGCCAGTCACCATACGGCCGCCGCACCCGCAGAATCTCATCACCACGCTGCCGACCGTGCGGATGATCGTGGACGTGTCGAAGAGCGGCATCATCCTGTCGATCCAGAGCATCATCAAGCTGCTGAAATCGCGCGAGGCGGCCACCTCGATCGATCCGAAGAGCTGGCCGACCATCCTGGACATCGAGGACAACCCGAAACGGAAGCTGGCCG CCATCGCCAACAGTACACTGGATTCGACGGCCTATCTTGACTTCAGTGTGTCCACCTGTGGTCGGCTGAGTGGCGTTATCATCACGCATCG ATCCCTGTCGAGTCTCTGTGCCAGCCTGAAGCTTGCCTGCGAGCTGTACCCTAGTCGCCATGTAGCACTCTGTCTTGATCCGTACTGTGGCCTTGGCTTCTCCATGTGGACGCTGATCAGCGTGTACAGTGGTCACCACTCGATACTGATCGCACCGTATGAG GTGGAAGCCAATCCTAGTCTCTGGCTGAGCACGCTTTCCCAGTACCGGGTGCGCGATACCTTCTGCTCGTACGGCGTGATCGAGCTGTGCACGAAAGCACTGAGCAACTCGATCCAGGCGCTGAAGCAGCGCAACATCAACCTTGGCTGCGTGCGGACGTGCGTGGTCGTGGCGGAGGAGCGACCGCGCGTCCAGCTCACGCAGCAGTTCTGCAAGCTGTTCCAGGCGCTCGGGCTGAACACGCGCTGCGTCTCGACCTCGTTCGGGTGCCGGGTCAATCCGGCCATCTGCGTGCAGGGTGCCAGCTCGGCCGAGAGTGCGCAGGTGTACGTGGATCTGCGGGCGCTGCGCAACAACCGGGTGGCGCTGGTCGAGCGCGGTGCACCGAACTCGCTCTGCCTGGTCGAGTCGGGCAAGCTGCTGCCGGGCGTGAAGGTGATCATCGCCAACCCGGACTCGAAGGGCCAGTGTGGCGATTCGCATCTCGGGGAGATTTGG GTCCAATCGCCGCACAACTCGAACGGCTACTTTACGATCTACGGCGACGAAACGGACTACAACGACCATTTCAACGCCAAGCTGGTGACGGGCTGCTCGACCAACGATACGTGGGCCCGCACCGGCTACCTCGGATTCCTGCGGCGCACCGAGTGCTCCCAGGCCGGCTCGATACTGGACGAAACCACACCGAGCATAGCTAGTCGCGATTCGGATACCGAATCAATCCATTCACAG GGTCACAACACGCTCAACTCAACGACAAGCTCGAACGCGGGCGGCAATACAGTGGCCACGGCTGGTGGGGTGGCGGGCAACGAGCAGGAGCTGCACGATGCCGTCTACGTGGTCGGCGCGCTCGACGAGGTGATTACGCTGCGCGGCATGAACTACCATCCGATCGACATTGAGAATTCGGTGCTGCGCTGCCACAAGAAGATTGCCGAGTGTGCCGTCTTCACCTGGACCAACCTGCTGGTCGTGGTGGTCGAGCTGGATGGCAACGAGTCGGAAGCGCTCGATCTGGTACCGCTCGTGACGAACACCGTGCTCGAGGAGCATCAGCTGATTGTGggcgtcgtcgttgtcgtcgatCCCG GCGTTGTACCGATCAACAGCCGTGGTGAGAAGCAGCGGATGCATCTGCGCGATGGTTTCCTCGCCGATCAGCTCGACCCGATCTACGTTGCGTACAACATGTAA
- the LOC120905035 gene encoding disco-interacting protein 2 isoform X13: MSDISVDYGALPDDVREKLAELELELSEGDITQKGYEKKRTRLLQPYLSKNVQHATGRPDVLQPEELLQQRPPITAPASGIPVHQHQHLLRQRQHALLSTTTSSGSTSSGGGGRELPLLLGPDKEPQRSAPTATSVPSLGGAQQPPPGLYSTALVAAAADALFKAMRISPQPPVEQPAVIMRPKVYTEPVATVLQQQQPQHAELDRTSNNPAAATAAGGGAADGKNSRNNRRIGRHESRYTSEVRQEAVQQALAALKNRPKPSLPMPSKRSSVLNRSPERDHDDSDSSTEDESIPEEGMLGGRISTPDRDNYNLPRDHILTREPMKLPSARDHHHHHHSQPQPLPQPPQQKQSSQHGSGAQPPTHRPPQTIPTQPISVQQQQQQQHATLSDTSSAGSPPAVHRSNHHHQYHQSKPSSYDITELNDFQLSSSQQQRTTPYAAPDITQFSANTRRGADRVTRYVNLANQEPGDTSTAGRWKVSAKIQQLLNTLKRPKRRPLPEFYEDNDIELEIAANPKDPNAPKPEGSVMTPVHGEQLIVPSGLPRTLEAALQRYGTSSFKAPMATVLDPNGKMTTTLTYGKLLSRAQKIAYALSTKVFSKGPEQVALKPGDRVALVYPNSDPLNFLTAWYGCMFRGLVPLPIELPLSSSDSPPQQVGFLLSSCGVHVALTSEACLKGLPKSSTGEVAKLKGWPRLHWFVTEHLPKVPKDFNTNNNRISEDSSAYIEYTTDKEGSVMGVTVTRQAMINHCRALTMACHYTEGETIVCVLDFKREVGLWHSILTSVLNGMHVLFIPYALMKLRPSSWMQLITKYRASCCLVKSRDLHWGLLATKDHKEISLSSLRMLLVADGANPWSLSSCDQFLSVFQSKGLRPDAICPCASSSEVFTVSLRRPGRSAAGGYNQSATGRGVLSMSALSHGVVRVDSEDSLTSLTLQDCGQVMPSATMVVVSADGPPVLCKTDQVGEICVTSGSSGTAYYGLEGMTNSSFKVQPLLEAPTTKDGETIPGKPIGDEVYVRSGLLGFLGPGGLVFVCGSRDGLMTVTGRKHNSDDIIATVLAVEPMRFIYRGRIAVFSIKVLRDERVCVIAEQRPDCSEEESFQWMSRVLQAVDSIHQVGIYCLALVPPNHLPKTPLGGIHLTEARRRFLEGSLHPANVLMCPHTCVTNLPKPREIHHGSIQQLQISGTSSSSSATNLGGVAGLGTGTGTGTTGTDASVGPASVMVGNLVQGNRLASAQGRDIGLADDNERKHQLITGVLRWRANSSPDHVLYTLLNAKGAVAKTLTCSELHKRAEKIAALLQERGKVNPGDHVALIFPPGLDLICAFYGCLYLGAVPVTIRPPHPQNLITTLPTVRMIVDVSKSGIILSIQSIIKLLKSREAATSIDPKSWPTILDIEDNPKRKLAAIANSTLDSTAYLDFSVSTCGRLSGVIITHRSLSSLCASLKLACELYPSRHVALCLDPYCGLGFSMWTLISVYSGHHSILIAPYEVEANPSLWLSTLSQYRVRDTFCSYGVIELCTKALSNSIQALKQRNINLGCVRTCVVVAEERPRVQLTQQFCKLFQALGLNTRCVSTSFGCRVNPAICVQGASSAESAQVYVDLRALRNNRVALVERGAPNSLCLVESGKLLPGVKVIIANPDSKGQCGDSHLGEIWVQSPHNSNGYFTIYGDETDYNDHFNAKLVTGCSTNDTWARTGYLGFLRRTECSQAGSILDETTPSIASRDSDTESIHSQGHNTLNSTTSSNAGGNTVATAGGVAGNEQELHDAVYVVGALDEVITLRGMNYHPIDIENSVLRCHKKIAECAVFTWTNLLVVVVELDGNESEALDLVPLVTNTVLEEHQLIVGVVVVVDPGVVPINSRGEKQRMHLRDGFLADQLDPIYVAYNM, translated from the exons GCGACATTACCCAAAAAGGATACGAAAAGAAGCGAACAAGACTCTTGCAGCCATATTTGTCCAAAAATGTGCAGCACG CAACGGGACGGCCCGATGTGCTGCAGCCGGAAGAGCTGCTCCAGCAGCGGCCACCAATCACGGCACCCGCGTCCGGCATTCCGGTgcaccagcatcagcatctGCTGCGCCAGCGACAACACGCGCTGCTCTCCACAACCACCTCATCCGGctccacctcctccgggggtgGTGGTCGggagctgccgctgctgctgggcccAGACAAGGAGCCGCAACGCAGCGCGCCAACCGCTACCAGTGTGCCATCGTTGGGTGGCGCCCAACAGCCACCACCCGGCCTGTACTCGACGGCGCTGGTAGCGGCGGCCGCCGATGCACTGTTCAAAGCGATGCGCATCTCCCCGCAGCCGCCGGTGGAGCAGCCCGCTGTGATAATGCGCCCAAAGGTGTACACGGAACCGGTAGCAACGGTccttcagcaacagcagccgcagcacgCCGAGCTGGATCGGACAAGTAATAATCctgccgctgccaccgccgccggtgGTGGGGCGGCCGATGGCAAGAATAGTAGAAATAATAGAAGAATTGGACGGCACGAGAGTCGCTACACCAGTG AGGTACGCCAGGAAGCGGTACAGCAAGCGCTAGCTGCACTAAAAAATCGCCCCAAACCTAGCTTGCCAATGCCATCCAAACGGAGCTCGGTGCTTAACCGCAGCCCCGAGCGCGATCATGACGATTCAG ACTCCAGTACGGAAGACGAATCCATACCGGAGGAAGGTATGCTGGGAGGAAGAATATCGACGCCGGACCGGGACAACTACAATCTGCCCCGTGATCACATACTCACGCGGGAACCGATGAAGCTGCCCTCGGCCCGggaccaccatcaccatcatcattcgcAGCCCCAGCCACTGCCCCAGCCGCCGCAGCAGAAGCAATCGTCTCAGCATGGTTCTGGCGCGCAACCACCAACCCACCGACCGCCGCAAACGATCCCAACGCAACCGATcagcgtgcagcagcagcagcagcagcagcacgcaacACTGTCGGACACGTCGAGCGCCGGTTCGCCGCCGGCCGTGCACCGctcaaaccaccaccaccagtaccACCAGAGCAAACCGTCGAGCTACGACATTACCGAGCTGAACGATTTCCAgctcagcagcagccagcagcagcgcacgACACCGTACGCCGCGCCGGACATTACGCAGTTCAGTGCGAACACGCGGCGCGGCGCCGACCGGGTGACGCGCTACGTCAACCTGGCGAACCAGGAGCCGGGCGACACGAGCACGGCCGGCCGGTGGAAGGTGTCGGCCAAGATACAGCAGCTGCTGAACACGCTCAAGCGGCCGAAGCGGCGCCCGCTGCCCGAGTTCTACGAGGACAACGACATCGAGCTGGAGATAGCGGCCAACCCGAAGGATCCGAACGCGCCGAAACCGGAGGGCAGCGTGATGACGCCGGTGCACGGCGAGCAGCTGATCGTGCCGTCCGGGTTGCCGCGCACGCTCGAGGCCGCCCTGCAGCGGTACGGTACGAGCTCGTTCAAGGCGCCGATGGCGACCGTGCTCGACCCGAACGGCAAGATGACGACCACGCTCACGTACGGCAAGCTGCTGTCGCGAGCGCAAAAGATTGCGTACGCTCTCTCGACCAAGGTGTTCAGCAAGGGGCCGGAGCAGGTAGCGCTCAAACCGGGCGACCGAGTCGCGCTCGTCTACCCCAACAGTGACCCACTGAA ctTCCTGACCGCCTGGTACGGTTGCATGTTCCGTGGGCTTGTGCCGCTCCCGATCGAGCTGCCGCTGTCGAGTTCGGATTCGCCACCGCAGCAGGTTGGCTTTCTGCTCAGCTCGTGCGGCGTGCACGTGGCGCTCACGTCGGAAGCGTGCCTGAAGGGGCTGCCGAAATCATCCACCGGCGAGGTGGCCAAGCTGAAGGGCTGGCCCCGGCTGCACTGGTTCGTGACGGAGCACCTGCCGAAGGTGCCGAAAGActtcaacaccaacaacaatcgCATCAGCGAAGACTCGAGCGCGTACATCGAGTACACGACGGACAAGGAGGGTAGCGTTATGGGCGTTACCGTAACGCGCCAGGCCATGATTAACCACTGCCGGGCGCTCACGATGGCCTGCCACTACACGGAGGGTGaaacgatcgtgtgtgtgctggatTTCAAGCGCGAGGTTGGCCTCTGGCACAGCATTCTCACGTCCGTGCTGAACGGGATGCACGTGCTGTTCATCCCGTACGCGCTGATGAAGCTGCGCCCGTCCTCGTGGATGCAGCTGATCACCAAGTACCGGGCGTCCTGCTGTCTGGTGAAGAGCCGCGACCTGCACTGGGGCCTGCTGGCGACGAAAGACCACAAGGAGATTTCGCTGTCCTCGCTGCgcatgctgctggtggcggaCGGTGCCAACCCGTGGTCCCTGTCCAGCTGCGACCAGTTCCTGAGCGTGTTCCAGTCGAAGGGGCTGCGGCCGGATGCGATCTGTCCGTGCGCCAGCAGCTCGGAAGTGTTTACCGTGTCGCTGCGACGGCCGGGCCGATCGGCGGCCGGCGGGTACAATCAGTCCGCCACGGGACGGGGCGTTCTGTCGATGTCCGCATTGTCACACGGTGTGGTACGGGTCGACAGTGAAGATTCGCTCACGTCGCTTACGCTGCAGGACTGTGGTCAGGTTATGCCGAGTG CTACAATGGTTGTGGTCAGCGCCGATGGTCCACCAGTGCTCTGCAAAACGGATCAAGTTGGTGAGATTTGCGTCACGTCTGGTTCGAGCGGTACGGCCTACTATGGTTTGGAAGGAATGACAAATTCTTCCTTCAAG GTTCAGCCACTGCTGGAAGCGCCCACCACCAAGGACGGCGAAACGATCCCGGGCAAACCGATCGGCGACGAGGTGTACGTGCGCAGCGGTTTGCTCGGCTTTCTCGGGCCGGGCGGGCTCGTGTTTGTCTGTGGCTCGCGCGACGGCCTGATGACGGTGACGGGGCGCAAGCACAACTCGGACGACATCATCGCGACGGTGCTGGCCGTCGAGCCGATGCGCTTCATCTACCGCGGCCGGATCGCGGTGTTCAGCATCAAGGTGCTGCGGGACGAGCGCGTGTGCGTGATTGCGGAGCAGCGGCCCGACTGCTCGGAGGAAGAATCGTTCCAGTGGATGTCGCGGGTGCTGCAGGCAGTCGATTCGATCCACCAGGTCGGCATCTACTGTCTGGCGCTGGTGCCGCCGAACCATCTGCCCAAGACGCCGCTCGGCGGCATCCATCTGACCGAGGCGCGGCGCCGCTTCCTCGAGGGTTCGCTTCACCCGGCGAATGTGCTCATGTGCCCGCACACGTGCGTCACCAATCTTCCAAAACCACGCGAAATTCACCACG GCTCTATCCAACAACTTCAAATTTCCGGAACGTCATCCTCATCGTCCGCCACGAACCTTGGCGGTGTGGCTGGACTCGGCACCGGCACTGGTACGGGCACCACCGGTACAGATGCCTCCGTTGGCCCTGCTTCGGTAATGGTCGGCAATCTGGTGCAGGGCAATCGGCTTGCCTCTGCCCAGGGCCGCGATATCGGTTTGGCCGACGATAACGAACGCAAG CATCAGCTAATTACGGGCGTGCTGCGATGGCGCGCAAACTCATCGCCCGATCACGTCCTGTACACGCTGCTCAACGCGAAGGGTGCGGTCGCGAAAACGCTCACCTGCTCCGAGCTGCACAAGCGGGCGGAAAAGATAGCCGCCCTGCTGCAGGAGCGGGGCAAGGTGAATCCGGGCGATCACGTCGCGCTCATCTTCCCGCCCGGGCTCGATCTGATCTGCGCGTTCTACGGGTGTTTGTATTTGGGCGCCGTGCCAGTCACCATACGGCCGCCGCACCCGCAGAATCTCATCACCACGCTGCCGACCGTGCGGATGATCGTGGACGTGTCGAAGAGCGGCATCATCCTGTCGATCCAGAGCATCATCAAGCTGCTGAAATCGCGCGAGGCGGCCACCTCGATCGATCCGAAGAGCTGGCCGACCATCCTGGACATCGAGGACAACCCGAAACGGAAGCTGGCCG CCATCGCCAACAGTACACTGGATTCGACGGCCTATCTTGACTTCAGTGTGTCCACCTGTGGTCGGCTGAGTGGCGTTATCATCACGCATCG ATCCCTGTCGAGTCTCTGTGCCAGCCTGAAGCTTGCCTGCGAGCTGTACCCTAGTCGCCATGTAGCACTCTGTCTTGATCCGTACTGTGGCCTTGGCTTCTCCATGTGGACGCTGATCAGCGTGTACAGTGGTCACCACTCGATACTGATCGCACCGTATGAG GTGGAAGCCAATCCTAGTCTCTGGCTGAGCACGCTTTCCCAGTACCGGGTGCGCGATACCTTCTGCTCGTACGGCGTGATCGAGCTGTGCACGAAAGCACTGAGCAACTCGATCCAGGCGCTGAAGCAGCGCAACATCAACCTTGGCTGCGTGCGGACGTGCGTGGTCGTGGCGGAGGAGCGACCGCGCGTCCAGCTCACGCAGCAGTTCTGCAAGCTGTTCCAGGCGCTCGGGCTGAACACGCGCTGCGTCTCGACCTCGTTCGGGTGCCGGGTCAATCCGGCCATCTGCGTGCAGGGTGCCAGCTCGGCCGAGAGTGCGCAGGTGTACGTGGATCTGCGGGCGCTGCGCAACAACCGGGTGGCGCTGGTCGAGCGCGGTGCACCGAACTCGCTCTGCCTGGTCGAGTCGGGCAAGCTGCTGCCGGGCGTGAAGGTGATCATCGCCAACCCGGACTCGAAGGGCCAGTGTGGCGATTCGCATCTCGGGGAGATTTGG GTCCAATCGCCGCACAACTCGAACGGCTACTTTACGATCTACGGCGACGAAACGGACTACAACGACCATTTCAACGCCAAGCTGGTGACGGGCTGCTCGACCAACGATACGTGGGCCCGCACCGGCTACCTCGGATTCCTGCGGCGCACCGAGTGCTCCCAGGCCGGCTCGATACTGGACGAAACCACACCGAGCATAGCTAGTCGCGATTCGGATACCGAATCAATCCATTCACAG GGTCACAACACGCTCAACTCAACGACAAGCTCGAACGCGGGCGGCAATACAGTGGCCACGGCTGGTGGGGTGGCGGGCAACGAGCAGGAGCTGCACGATGCCGTCTACGTGGTCGGCGCGCTCGACGAGGTGATTACGCTGCGCGGCATGAACTACCATCCGATCGACATTGAGAATTCGGTGCTGCGCTGCCACAAGAAGATTGCCGAGTGTGCCGTCTTCACCTGGACCAACCTGCTGGTCGTGGTGGTCGAGCTGGATGGCAACGAGTCGGAAGCGCTCGATCTGGTACCGCTCGTGACGAACACCGTGCTCGAGGAGCATCAGCTGATTGTGggcgtcgtcgttgtcgtcgatCCCG GCGTTGTACCGATCAACAGCCGTGGTGAGAAGCAGCGGATGCATCTGCGCGATGGTTTCCTCGCCGATCAGCTCGACCCGATCTACGTTGCGTACAACATGTAA